The following are encoded together in the Alphaproteobacteria bacterium genome:
- a CDS encoding 3-oxoacid CoA-transferase subunit B yields MPGLNRNQMAWRAAQDIADGTVVNLGIGIPVLASDHLPAGRDVFFQSENGVIGVGPAAAPSDADTDLVDAGSRTITLRSGATIVDSTASFAMIRGGHIDVTILGAFEVASNGDFANWDSRIPDKGPLVGGAMDLAVGAREVWAIMEHNTRAGAPRLLERCALPLTAVRCVRRVFTDIAVVDVTDAGFVVRELLAEISVEQLRARTGAPFTLAADFRPLVVPPLAA; encoded by the coding sequence ATGCCCGGACTCAATCGCAACCAGATGGCCTGGCGCGCGGCGCAGGACATCGCCGACGGCACCGTGGTCAATCTCGGCATCGGCATCCCGGTGCTGGCCTCCGACCACCTGCCCGCCGGCCGCGACGTCTTCTTCCAGTCCGAGAACGGCGTGATCGGCGTCGGCCCGGCCGCCGCGCCCAGCGACGCCGACACCGACCTGGTCGACGCCGGCAGCCGCACCATCACCCTGCGATCCGGCGCCACCATCGTCGATTCGACCGCGTCCTTCGCCATGATCCGCGGCGGCCATATCGACGTCACCATCCTCGGCGCCTTCGAGGTCGCCTCGAACGGCGACTTCGCCAACTGGGATTCGCGCATCCCCGACAAGGGCCCGTTGGTCGGCGGCGCCATGGACCTCGCCGTCGGCGCGCGCGAGGTCTGGGCGATCATGGAGCACAACACGCGCGCCGGCGCGCCGCGCCTGCTCGAGCGCTGCGCCCTGCCGCTCACCGCCGTGCGCTGCGTGCGCCGCGTGTTCACCGACATCGCCGTGGTCGACGTCACCGATGCGGGCTTCGTCGTGCGAGAGCTGCTGGCCGAAATCAGCGTCGAGCAGCTGCGCGCGCGTACCGGCGCGCCGTTCACGCTGGCGGCGGACTTCCGTCCACTGGTTGTCCCGCCGCTTGCGGCGTGA
- a CDS encoding RNA polymerase sigma factor has translation MMAADAHRAILAAWRIEQPRLITSLARMLRDVPLAEEMTQEALLAALEQWPTTGVPERPGAWLMTTARRRALDHLRRRPMLDRTHEMLVRDLEEQQRAMPDWDSALDDDIGDEMLRLIFTACHPLLSREARTALALRMICGLTTEEIARAFLLPVATVAQRIVRAKRILSESGLAYETPRGGALCERLSSVLEVVYLIFNEGYAAARGADWLRPQLCNEALRMGRVLASIAPHEPEAHGLLALMELNASRSAARTDAAGEPILMLDQNRALWDQFQIRRGMQALGRARELGGASGFYTLQAAIIACHALARTAGETDWSRIAGLYAELAGLVRSPIVELNRAVAVGMAEGPQAGLSIVDRLMHEPALKAYHLLPSVRGDLLRRLGRHEEARAAFEAAAALAGNRREQDLLRRRAAELTPEAAARSVAGSPAPR, from the coding sequence ATGATGGCCGCCGACGCCCATCGCGCGATCCTCGCGGCGTGGCGGATCGAGCAGCCGCGGCTGATCACCAGCCTGGCGCGGATGCTGCGCGATGTGCCGCTGGCCGAGGAGATGACGCAGGAGGCCCTGCTGGCCGCGCTCGAGCAGTGGCCCACGACGGGTGTTCCCGAAAGGCCCGGCGCCTGGCTGATGACGACCGCCAGGCGTCGTGCCCTCGATCATCTGCGCCGCCGCCCGATGCTCGATCGCACGCACGAGATGCTCGTCCGGGACCTGGAGGAACAACAACGGGCCATGCCCGACTGGGATTCCGCCCTGGACGACGACATCGGCGACGAGATGCTGCGGCTCATCTTCACCGCCTGTCATCCGCTGCTGTCGCGCGAGGCGCGCACGGCCCTGGCGCTGCGCATGATCTGCGGCCTGACGACCGAGGAGATCGCCCGGGCGTTTCTGTTGCCGGTCGCGACGGTCGCCCAGCGCATCGTGCGCGCCAAACGGATCCTTTCGGAATCGGGTCTCGCCTATGAGACGCCGCGCGGCGGAGCGCTCTGCGAGCGGCTCTCCTCGGTGCTGGAGGTCGTCTACCTGATCTTCAACGAAGGCTACGCCGCGGCGCGCGGCGCGGACTGGCTGCGTCCCCAGCTCTGCAACGAGGCGCTGCGCATGGGCCGCGTGCTCGCCTCGATCGCGCCGCACGAGCCCGAGGCGCACGGGCTGCTCGCGCTGATGGAGCTGAACGCCTCGCGCAGCGCGGCGCGCACCGACGCGGCGGGCGAGCCGATACTCATGCTGGATCAGAACCGCGCGCTGTGGGACCAGTTCCAGATCCGGCGCGGCATGCAGGCGCTCGGGCGCGCCCGCGAGCTGGGCGGCGCGAGCGGCTTCTACACGCTGCAGGCGGCCATCATCGCCTGCCACGCCCTGGCGAGGACGGCGGGCGAGACCGACTGGTCGCGCATCGCCGGTCTCTATGCCGAGCTGGCGGGGCTCGTGCGCTCGCCCATCGTCGAGCTCAACCGCGCGGTCGCCGTCGGCATGGCCGAGGGTCCGCAAGCCGGCCTGTCGATCGTCGACCGGCTCATGCACGAGCCGGCGCTGAAGGCGTATCACCTGCTGCCGAGCGTTCGCGGCGATCTTCTTCGCAGGCTCGGTCGCCACGAGGAGGCGCGCGCCGCATTCGAAGCGGCTGCGGCGCTGGCGGGCAACAGGCGCGAACAGGATCTGCTGAGGCGGCGTGCCGCCGAGCTCACGCCGGAAGCGGCGGCACGATCAGTGGCTGGAAGTCCGGCGCCACGGTGA
- a CDS encoding methyltransferase domain-containing protein translates to MSPTGRLLALLDHLGIGRAHIATQMPGDIAGLASLHGERLAGVVLCVPTRLDPAQYVRVGERVLMISGARGLTADVTSRAAERLAGAERHVLADYDAPGWADVVADRTAEIVGRMSGFLRGHAASVPTPPAAEGMHAEITYRIEGSGPALLLLPFFLAPSQWAPAMPELTRRFTVITLGGPHLGGVAALEDRARAPTYQAMFRTLIDIMAPKPGEAILDVGCGAGSLDRLLAKRLGSANPITAMDTNAFLLREAATLARAEGVDGTIRFVPGDAEMLPFPDASFDCAFSVTVLEECDADRAIAEMKRVVKPGGRIGIVVRALDMPQWWNLQLPQDIAEKIVVPPQSVAAKGVADASLYRRMREAGLVALTGFPSLITLDRPEGPIWRYREDHALSLLSADQMPIWRATRDAAEQAGLLFMAHPMHCAVGVKPA, encoded by the coding sequence GTGAGCCCCACCGGGCGGCTGCTCGCCCTCCTCGACCATCTCGGAATCGGGCGTGCGCACATCGCGACGCAGATGCCCGGCGACATCGCCGGGCTGGCGTCGTTGCACGGCGAGCGTCTGGCCGGCGTCGTGCTGTGCGTGCCGACGCGGCTCGATCCGGCGCAGTACGTGCGGGTGGGCGAGCGCGTGCTGATGATCTCGGGCGCCCGCGGCCTGACCGCCGACGTCACGTCGCGCGCCGCCGAGCGGCTGGCTGGCGCCGAGCGTCATGTGCTCGCCGACTACGATGCGCCGGGCTGGGCCGATGTCGTCGCCGATCGCACGGCCGAGATCGTCGGCCGCATGAGCGGCTTCCTCCGCGGCCACGCCGCCAGCGTGCCGACGCCGCCGGCGGCCGAGGGCATGCACGCCGAGATCACCTATCGCATCGAAGGTTCCGGTCCGGCACTGCTGTTGCTGCCGTTCTTCCTCGCGCCGTCGCAATGGGCGCCGGCGATGCCCGAACTGACTCGACGCTTCACCGTGATCACCCTCGGCGGCCCGCATTTGGGCGGCGTCGCCGCGCTCGAGGATCGGGCGAGGGCGCCGACCTACCAGGCGATGTTCCGCACCCTGATCGACATCATGGCGCCGAAGCCCGGCGAAGCGATCCTCGACGTCGGCTGCGGCGCCGGCTCGCTCGACCGGCTGCTGGCGAAGCGCCTGGGCAGCGCCAACCCGATCACGGCGATGGATACCAACGCCTTCCTGCTGCGTGAGGCCGCGACGCTCGCCAGGGCCGAGGGCGTCGACGGCACGATCCGCTTCGTGCCCGGCGACGCCGAGATGCTGCCCTTCCCCGACGCCAGCTTCGACTGCGCCTTCTCCGTCACCGTGCTCGAGGAATGCGACGCCGATCGCGCGATCGCCGAAATGAAGCGTGTGGTGAAGCCCGGCGGCCGCATCGGCATCGTCGTGCGCGCGCTCGACATGCCGCAATGGTGGAACCTGCAACTGCCCCAGGACATTGCGGAGAAGATCGTCGTGCCGCCGCAATCCGTCGCCGCCAAGGGCGTCGCCGACGCCAGCCTCTACCGCCGCATGCGCGAGGCGGGCCTGGTCGCCCTCACCGGATTTCCCTCGCTGATCACGCTCGACCGGCCCGAGGGCCCGATCTGGCGCTATCGCGAGGACCACGCGCTGTCGTTGCTCAGCGCGGATCAGATGCCGATCTGGCGCGCCACGCGCGACGCCGCCGAACAGGCCGGCCTGCTTTTCATGGCCCACCCCATGCACTGCGCGGTGGGCGTCAAGCCGGCTTGA
- a CDS encoding aromatic ring-hydroxylating dioxygenase subunit alpha produces the protein MFIRNAWYIAAWADELGQKPLARRICDEPIVLFRDHQGRAAALVDRCCHRAAPLSRGELVPQGIQCGYHGLVFDGEGRCVAVPGQTRISDNARVRSYPLVEKNQFVWIWMGDAAAADPSKIVDFPYHDDKAHWPNKHDCYPIRANYMLMVDNLMDLTHLGYLHAKTVGGNPAVHVNAEMQTSRTATGIKFTRWMRDSVPPPSYVKAAGFKGRVDRWQEFEWVAPSSVLQWTGAAEAGTGAYEGKREGGFQFRLFHGLTPETETSCFYFWSCANGYRQNEPEATEQLYREIAPTFVEDKDMVEAQQARLDELGEQGLVNIVSDGNRMVMRRFIEGLLAQESGALAAE, from the coding sequence ATGTTCATTCGTAACGCTTGGTACATCGCGGCCTGGGCGGATGAGCTCGGGCAGAAGCCGCTGGCGCGGCGGATCTGCGACGAGCCGATCGTTCTCTTCCGCGATCATCAGGGGCGGGCCGCCGCGCTGGTCGATCGCTGCTGCCACCGGGCGGCGCCGCTCTCCAGGGGTGAGCTGGTGCCTCAAGGCATCCAGTGCGGCTATCACGGCCTCGTCTTCGACGGCGAGGGCCGCTGCGTCGCGGTGCCGGGCCAGACCAGGATTTCCGACAATGCGCGCGTGCGCAGCTACCCTCTGGTCGAGAAGAACCAGTTCGTGTGGATCTGGATGGGCGATGCCGCCGCGGCCGACCCGAGCAAAATCGTCGACTTCCCCTATCACGACGACAAGGCGCATTGGCCCAACAAGCACGACTGCTATCCGATCAGGGCCAACTACATGCTGATGGTCGACAATCTGATGGACCTGACGCATCTCGGCTACCTGCATGCAAAGACGGTGGGCGGCAATCCGGCGGTGCACGTCAACGCCGAGATGCAGACGAGCCGCACCGCGACCGGCATCAAGTTCACGCGCTGGATGCGCGATTCGGTGCCGCCGCCGAGCTACGTAAAGGCCGCGGGCTTCAAGGGCCGCGTCGATCGCTGGCAGGAGTTCGAATGGGTGGCGCCGAGCTCGGTCCTGCAATGGACCGGCGCAGCCGAGGCCGGCACCGGCGCGTACGAAGGCAAACGAGAAGGCGGCTTCCAGTTCCGCCTGTTCCACGGGCTGACGCCGGAGACCGAGACCTCGTGCTTCTATTTCTGGTCCTGCGCCAACGGCTATCGCCAGAACGAGCCCGAGGCGACCGAGCAGCTCTATCGCGAGATCGCGCCCACCTTCGTCGAGGACAAGGATATGGTCGAGGCCCAGCAGGCGCGGCTCGACGAGCTCGGCGAGCAGGGCCTGGTCAACATCGTGTCCGACGGCAACCGCATGGTCATGCGCCGCTTCATCGAGGGCCTGCTGGCCCAGGAGAGTGGCGCGCTGGCGGCAGAGTAG
- the dinB gene encoding DNA polymerase IV — protein sequence MTATILHADLDAFYASVEQLLDPSLRGKPIAVGGGVVLAASYEAKAFGVHSAMPGRRARELCPQLVFVEGHFKEYQRLGDAAMKVIGDFTPLVERISIDEAFADVAGCTHLFGSPSDIARQIRHRVRTELGLPISVGVARTKHLAKIASQVAKPDGLLVVDPEAELDFLHNLPVELMWGVGPATKARLADIGVTTIGQLAKTSPRALERLLGPAAGEKLAALAWNRDPRAIRTQHRARSAGAQSALGRKPAEARVIHPTLAHLADRIGTRLRAKSLAGRTVTVRVRFADLRAVTRAVTLDAPISATLSLTEIAEDLVHAVLAQHPDERIISLLAISVSHLEKVSRLQLEFALGLRDEDRRPGTKRGMTRNAADRAIDKIRHRFGQGAVGYGSAALGPQRSVPDAFRELAERDL from the coding sequence ATGACGGCCACCATCCTCCATGCGGATCTGGACGCCTTCTACGCCTCGGTCGAGCAGCTGCTCGACCCGTCGCTGCGCGGCAAGCCGATCGCCGTCGGTGGCGGGGTCGTGCTGGCGGCGTCCTACGAGGCCAAGGCCTTCGGCGTGCACAGCGCGATGCCGGGTCGGCGCGCGCGCGAGCTGTGCCCGCAACTCGTCTTCGTCGAGGGCCACTTCAAGGAGTACCAGCGGCTGGGCGACGCGGCCATGAAGGTGATCGGCGACTTCACGCCGCTCGTCGAACGGATCTCCATCGACGAGGCGTTCGCCGATGTCGCGGGCTGCACCCATCTCTTCGGCTCGCCGTCGGACATCGCCCGTCAGATCCGCCACCGCGTGCGCACGGAGCTCGGCCTGCCGATCTCGGTCGGCGTGGCGCGCACCAAGCACCTGGCCAAGATCGCCTCGCAGGTCGCCAAGCCGGACGGGCTGCTCGTCGTCGATCCCGAGGCCGAGCTCGACTTCCTGCACAACCTGCCCGTCGAGCTGATGTGGGGCGTGGGCCCGGCCACCAAGGCGCGGCTGGCCGATATCGGCGTGACGACCATCGGGCAGCTGGCCAAGACATCGCCGCGCGCGCTCGAGCGGCTGCTCGGGCCGGCGGCGGGCGAAAAGCTCGCGGCGCTGGCGTGGAACCGCGATCCACGCGCGATCAGGACGCAGCATCGCGCGCGATCGGCCGGCGCACAGTCGGCGCTCGGCCGCAAGCCGGCCGAAGCGCGCGTGATCCATCCCACGCTGGCGCATCTCGCCGACCGCATCGGCACGCGCCTGCGCGCCAAGTCCCTGGCCGGGCGAACCGTGACCGTGCGCGTGCGCTTCGCCGATCTGCGCGCCGTCACCCGCGCCGTCACGCTCGACGCGCCGATTTCGGCGACGTTGAGCCTCACCGAGATCGCCGAGGACCTGGTGCACGCCGTCCTCGCGCAGCATCCCGACGAACGCATTATCTCACTGCTGGCGATCTCCGTGTCGCATCTCGAGAAGGTTTCCCGCCTGCAACTGGAATTCGCGCTGGGGCTGCGCGACGAGGATCGCCGCCCGGGCACCAAGCGGGGCATGACGCGCAATGCCGCCGATCGCGCGATCGACAAGATCCGCCATCGCTTCGGACAGGGCGCGGTGGGTTACGGATCGGCCGCGCTCGGACCGCAGCGTTCGGTTCCCGACGCGTTTCGCGAACTCGCCGAACGGGATCTGTAG
- a CDS encoding M23 family metallopeptidase, translating into MLFPLNARPSQAYNTGGRRFGANRSSGTRKHAGCDLIAPVGTPVRAVEDGTVKAFYYFYHDTYALEVDHGIFTVRYGEISRRLPAGIRVGAEVMKGQHIGSIGRLSGGSHMLHFEMYDNSATGPLTNRRNPPYQRRSDLIDPTPYLDAARMDAGEPATSVLPQFITPWSYARVCFPP; encoded by the coding sequence ATGTTGTTTCCACTCAATGCCAGGCCATCGCAGGCCTACAACACGGGCGGACGGCGCTTTGGTGCCAACCGCTCCAGCGGCACCCGCAAGCATGCGGGCTGTGACCTGATCGCACCGGTCGGCACGCCGGTGCGCGCCGTCGAGGACGGCACCGTCAAAGCGTTCTACTATTTCTATCACGACACCTACGCGCTCGAGGTCGACCACGGCATCTTCACCGTGCGCTACGGCGAGATCTCGCGCCGGCTGCCGGCAGGCATCCGCGTCGGGGCCGAGGTCATGAAGGGTCAGCACATCGGCAGCATCGGCCGGCTCTCGGGCGGCAGCCACATGCTGCACTTCGAGATGTACGACAACTCGGCGACCGGGCCGCTCACCAACCGACGCAACCCGCCCTATCAGCGGCGCTCCGACCTGATCGATCCCACGCCCTATCTCGACGCCGCGCGCATGGATGCGGGCGAGCCGGCCACGTCGGTGCTGCCGCAGTTCATCACGCCCTGGAGCTACGCCCGCGTGTGCTTCCCGCCGTGA
- a CDS encoding TIR domain-containing protein: MPRHAFFCFHRERDRWRADQVRKSWIERDTSESGFPDPQEWNAILDGGDEALDAWIDQQLQGTTVTVVLVGAETAEQDHVLSEIEKSYDRGNGLVVIHINGMLDQGGARDRKGANPLADFQVDHDRVKVPLSKLYPAYDWVTDMGRMNLNGWIEDAARRANKA, translated from the coding sequence ATGCCGCGCCACGCATTTTTCTGCTTCCATCGCGAGCGCGATCGCTGGCGGGCCGACCAGGTGCGCAAGAGCTGGATCGAGCGCGACACCAGCGAGTCCGGTTTCCCCGATCCGCAAGAGTGGAACGCGATCCTCGATGGCGGCGACGAGGCGCTCGACGCCTGGATCGACCAGCAGCTGCAGGGCACGACGGTGACGGTGGTCCTGGTCGGCGCCGAGACAGCCGAGCAGGACCACGTGCTGAGCGAGATCGAGAAGAGCTACGACCGCGGCAACGGGCTGGTCGTGATCCACATCAACGGCATGCTCGACCAGGGCGGCGCGCGCGACAGGAAGGGCGCCAACCCGCTAGCCGATTTCCAGGTCGACCACGACCGCGTGAAGGTGCCGCTGTCGAAGCTGTATCCGGCCTATGACTGGGTCACCGACATGGGCCGCATGAACCTCAACGGGTGGATCGAGGACGCCGCGCGGCGCGCCAACAAGGCGTGA